From the Lathyrus oleraceus cultivar Zhongwan6 chromosome 4, CAAS_Psat_ZW6_1.0, whole genome shotgun sequence genome, one window contains:
- the LOC127137838 gene encoding uncharacterized protein LOC127137838 produces MSSLVLKNMELLGLMDLEPLFSISIILIPKTSQADVIDQFRPKALANFKLKIISKVLIDILASIMPSIISKEKKDFVKGKSIRDYIGLACEPINFLHKKSSGGNIALKVYITKAFHSLNWFFLLQVLKAFCFNEKFNN; encoded by the coding sequence ATGTCGTCTTTAGTCTTAAAAAATATGGAGCTCTTAGGCTTGATGGATTTAGAGCCTCTTTTTTCCATAAGTATTATCTTGATTCCTAAAACTTCCCAGGCTGATGTTATTGATCAATTCAGGCCCAAAGCTCTTGCTAActtcaaattaaaaataatttcAAAAGTTCTTATTGATATATTGGCTTCAATTATGCCAAGTATTATTTCTAAAGAGAAAAAAGACTTTGTTAAAGGAAAAAGTATAAGAGATTATATTGGTTTAGCCTGTGAACCAATTAACTTTCTCCACAAGAAATCTTCTGGTGGTAATATTGCTTTGAAAGTATACATTACTAAAGCTTTTCATTCTCTTAACTGGTTCTTCTTGTTGCAGGTCCTCAAAGCTTTTTGCTTTAATGAAAAGTTCAATAATTAG
- the LOC127137839 gene encoding BON1-associated protein 2, producing the protein MEARDKPKTLELTVLSAQDIHVNGEPVTTNIFVVVRAESTTTHTTPLSTGEGNVLSWNEKFTVELSTYARSISFEVKYQTTTGVRDVGVARIAVSDFLGGSVPETSLQEEETEEHVVVAHGVVVTGIPNYTDIDSV; encoded by the exons ATGGAAGCAAGAGACAAACCAAAAACTCTAGAGCTAACAGTTTTATCAGCCCAAGATATCCACGTGAACGGAGAGCCAGTAACAACGAACATCTTCGTCGTAGTTCGCGCCGAATCAACCACCACCCACACAACGCCGTTGAGCACCGGCGAAGGTAACGTCCTTTCATGGAACGAGAAGTTCACGGTGGAACTCTCGACCTACGCAAGGTCCATCTCGTTCGAGGTAAAGTACCAAACGACAACAGGTGTGAGAGACGTCGGTGTCGCAAGAATAGCGGTTTCGGATTTCCTCGGAGGTTCGGTTCCGGAAACCAGTTTGCAG GAAGAAGAAACTGAGGAGCACGTTGTTGTTGCACATGGTGTTGTTGTTACTGGTATTCCAAACTACACTGACATTGACAGTGTTTGA